Sequence from the Toxotes jaculatrix isolate fToxJac2 chromosome 24, fToxJac2.pri, whole genome shotgun sequence genome:
cagcagaaagagagCACAAAGAGCGAATTCATGAAGGGGGGAcgtgtgggaggaggaggggagagaagagggaagggagggaaatGGAAAGAATAATGATGAAGACAATAAGCGGGGAGATGATGAGAGAAGCAGATGCAGATGAAAGATGGGATGATGCTGCTGACAATGATGAGACAAAAGCAGCAGTTTGGGGGAATAACAGGCAAAACGGCGGAGCTGAAACAGGAGAAGTTCATGATGGCTTCCTGCAGAAAAATGGCTCCGGTTCTCCATCGCAGTAAATCATGTCACTTGGCTACATCCTGTCTGTTCTCAACCTCTCACCGGCCTGAAGGCGATAAACAGCCCTGCTGCCTTATTGGAAACAGATGTTACgaatggcagagagagagagggagagatgtagAGGAGGAGGGTCGGGAGAAAAGTAtcagatagagacagaaatgCTTGAAAAAGTTGGCAGCTCTGCATCAGTGGCCTAATGAGATCAAAATGGAAGCTACTGGTTTCAGGTCAGCCTTCAGTTAAACAGAGCTGAACCTCTGACGAGACAGGTTACATCTTCCCAAACAAACTGGAAACCAATGGTGTGATCGCGTCTATAgtctgttttctattatctcaGCCATCATAGAGAAGTTTGATACAGTTCAAACTGGTCATTTACAAGTAAACAAGTCACATGAAAGTCACGCGGCTTGAGTGGAAAGAGCTTTTTCAGATTTCTAGATTTGGACTTTTCATGTGTGAACAACTGTTGTTATCTATGTCAACATCTATCTCTGTGCACCCATGAATTTACATGTGTACTATAAACAAGCGTCTGAGTGTAACCTTGGGTTTTTATGTCCTTTCCTGAAGGACCGTATGTCCTCGGAGTCCTTGGAGGTCTACCCAGGTTCACATGGCATTGCTCTGAGTGCATCAATTTCTACACAACAGCAATTGTCTTCCGTGTTTTCAAGCTTTTCCAGCCTGTTTAATCCACGGTGAGTGAGCGGATCACTCCTTCTTAATCCAATCAACATCAACTCTCACATGAGGACCTGACATGAGGAGGATGAGACAAGTCTTTATGCTGAACTGCAGTCAGTTAGTCCACATTTTACCTTGCAACAGGAGACGTGTGCCTGATAATATCCTAATATACTGACCATTAAAACTGTTTTGCTCTCTGCTCAGGAGCGTCACTATGGGGCTGGACTTTTGttcatgtaaaagtaaaatattttaaaaggtCTAACACCTTAATAATTGGGAAAAACTCTTCATTGCTTGTCAAGATCTTGCTCTCCTCTTAATCTTGAAAAGCTTTAAACCTTGCCATGTGCAGTGACATGcaacacaccctcacacacggagaaatcacacacacacacacactgcacagagctgtgtgcattctattttccacacacacacagaaacctggTATGGCCTGGCATCAGTCATTATGAAAAGAGCCAACACACAGAGGtgctctgcacacacatgcagcgaGATATAAACAAATGCATGCAACTGATCCATGATGCCAAACATTTGCCACAACGTTTTCAACTACTTTTTCCCCTCTCacgttctttctttttgcaaaATGATGCGATAAATACAGGGTGACGCGGTTAAAGTTAACAGACTCAGGAGGTTTTACACTGTTAGTTTGAGCCTTTAAACTGATTAGCAGACTTGGTGAATTGGAGTCAACCGCACCGACAGTCTCTCTGCATCACACGGAGCGCACACAAGCAGAAAGGACAGCGTCCAACCGagaggacacaaacaaaaagagacgCGCATCTTAAAGTTTCaatgcagcagaggaaaatgcAGAGGACAGTTCACCTACCCATTTTTCAGCTCCTGTGGAAACTGGCCCTGAGACAAGAAGCGGTAAAACTCCCAGATGATGTCCACAGGTTGTTTGAAGGGGGGCAGGCTGCAAACAACTGGACGTCCCGTTTAGAAaagcgggggtgggggggtggtttGACGTCACGGCCGGGGCTAGACATGAATCCCTTATCTATTCTCTGCGCGACATGAAATATAGAAAGTACAACAGTGCAATAACACTTAATATCTGTATTCAGAGGCTTTGCTAAGCACAGCAATTTCCCAGATAAACTTCTGCGACGGACAGTGACTGTTCACAAAGttctaatatttctttttaaaaaacttttctgCAGAAtgagagcttttattttgatatctTTAATACGCTGTGCTGATATTTATGTAATActtgtgtgattttattttattgtaatgtagttttttgtttgtttttcttgctgtattGGTATTTTTATGCAAGTAAAGGATTTAGGTGACATCAGAGAACATACAGCACAAAACTAGGAAAACATTGTTTCCTGGCATCATTTTCCAAAAGCATCTGCCAAACTGAAATTTCCAAATCCAAAAATAACATGTGACCTAAGATGAAAATGCCATGTGGGTCCCTGTTACAGTGTTTGCACTCACGTCTCCTTGTTCATCCTCACACATGACACCGTGGACAAGAAAAGCTTAACTTTCTGTGAATTGAGAAATAATTTTGCACAATGCAGCACAGCCAAGTGAAGTGCTGAATGAGATATATTTAGAAAAGGcatataaatgtttaattaatttaaaatacaaTGCTGGCCCAGTTTCTGGATCGAGAAATGTTCTGCCAAAAAGCTCAATAGCAGTTATGTAATCCAGAGCCCACTACACAGAGAGGTAACTAAGAATTCACCACAGACAAAGCAGGTTTTATACAGACATTTAACACTTTATTATAATCAGAATTTATATGAACATACACACTCTtcagtcagtaaaaaaaaaaaacaaacgggTGCACAAGATAAAAGAGAATCGTCAACAGAGCCTGAGTCAGAGAGGGACAGTTTAgaactaacaacaacaaatcactgTGTATGCTGAGACGTGGAATATTAGAAGCAGCCATGCAGGGACGCTTCTGAATAGGAACAGAGGGGAGGGCTGAAAAATTCTGTGGTTAAACTAAGTTGACAGGCATAAGAGGAGCTACTGCAGCATGAAACATCATCAAGCTACAgagtaaacagaaacagattaGGAGGAGACACGCAGGCACATGTTTGAATATATTTACATCACGTACGGAGGCGGTTTTACTGTACCACTGACCCTTAGAAGACACTTATTTTGAGGTTTTTGCATGAATCTCCTCCAAATCAGTTTACAGCTACTATAGTTTCAGTGGGATAACAGGCCAGTACTTGGGCTGCTTGAGATCACAGTTTCTGTCAAATGTGAGCTGCATTGCTGCCTCCATGGCCAGGATCTTGGCCGCATCCTTGCCATACAACTTCTTCATCTCTGCCCCGCGTCTCTCACCAGGCCGGTCGGAGGGAGGAGCCACGGTGCTTCGCCAGGAGACGCTGTGCAGGTCCTGGTCGGCGGGCACGTAGctgtcctgctgctcagcctccatctgctgctgctgcttctctggaggaacaggaaaacagattatttttagacacacacagtcacagtcacttGACCTTAACTAAAACTATTATATCAGAATACAATCTTCACTCGGCAAAGCCAAGTGATGGAGATGAAAGAAGTTAATGTCAAACAGTTTTGAATTTCTTTACATGGTGGCCCTCTCAGCACCTACAGCCCTGTCCTCTTActcagctcctctctgtgtctctccgtCTGGGCAAAGTACTGCCGCAGCTCCTCGCTGATCTCCATGTTGCTGACATCACACTCGATCTCGCTATCCGAGCTGCTCTCCTCGTCCaggttgttgctgttgctctcTCCGACATGCCAGTCTGCATAGCGCTGGTGGCCGCTGGGATCCTGCTCCTGGTAGCAGCCGGGGCCGTAGGCAGCCTCCAGGGCCTTTCGGTAGGCACGCCTGTGTCTCTGGTGCCAGGCCATAGCCTGCTGGTAGTGCTGCCAGTAGCGGCTGTACACCGGGCTGGAAAACCAGGACATCAGAGTGCTTATGTCCCCCTGCCAATGACAAAGATCGGTTGTTATGCTTAGTTTCATATTATTCAGGACTGTCATTCACAGTCTCAcatttttcatagtttttcatcagttttagaTTCATTCTAAGCCACACTGAGCATTTTTGCACAAACTGTATATAAAAAGTCTAAATATGATTTAATGTACTGTCACTAGCACATGCTGCAGTCCAACTCTCTTATTTGAGACTGTGAGATGGGGGCATGTACCTAACAAACAGCTTTGGTGTATCGTTAGTTATATCCAAGCTTAGGACACCATTTACCATAATGCACTTACCATGTCCGGAGCTCCCCGCACCTGTGGATCTCCTGCAATTTACGGACAAGATTCAGACGCAGACACAGAGGAACCGGGCTGAGCAGCCAGCTGATCCCGTCTTCATCCGAGAACATGAACTACAGCCGTCCAAACACTGCCGCTGGTGAGTTAAGGACAACGGAGGCACATGCTGAcatgttgaaaacaaaaatggatgTCACACTTTTCACCTAGCAACAAAATGTGCAACGCCGCacgactgaacacacacagacagtgcgGTGTTTTTAAACGATGAATGTCTCTTATTAGGAAATATTTACCTCTGTGATGTCGGATGTTAgattgtttatcttttttttttataattccTACTTCCGCAGAGAAAACTTCCCAGCATCCCCTGGGCGGCAGTGCCCGGAGATTTGGCGCCACCCAGTGGACACTGTGCAAACATGCAAGTACGCCTGTAGAGTGATATTTCTCAGCAAATTGCCACACGTGAAGTATTTTTTAACTTGAAAATTGCAGTTCgcttttttttccatatcaCAGAGTCCCACAAGATTTTAtagttaaaatatttatttattattatttagtggGGGGTTCCcactaaataactaaataattagaatagaatagaatagaatagaatagaatagaatagaatagaatagaatgccttttattgtcattatacatcttttacatgtacatgaCTTTTAgtacagtttttaaataaagctgaaagctttaaataacatttaaccCTTAATATAATTTGCATTTATTCTGGAATGTGTTTTAGAGTATGGGGGAGAGCATctgcatattttattgtaatgacGATATAATCTTTATTTGGTATGAATGAACAAAACACTCGAATGACCACTCAGACTTTTCTGAACTTTTATTGCTCTTTAGAGGTTGCTATGGCTTCAGTTGTCCACCAGATGTCACCGTCACTGAAGTCTTGAAGCTTTGAATCTTAGTTGTTAGGAAAGCCTCAGTGCTTCATGAGGCTTCACTTGCCCACCACTAGGTGAAGCTAAAGAACTCAATGAGTGACTGGGAACACTGGTAAAGCTGCAGTATAATtttatcttcctcttcttttatctCTAACTTTTCTCTGGtcttttcaaacagaaaaggcagaaaaaaaaactttcttccTGACATCTATGAGAGtaatttggcattttttttatttttttcagtcatggtttatattttctaattttGTTCAGTTCCTTTTCTTTAG
This genomic interval carries:
- the gemin8 gene encoding gem-associated protein 8, producing MGDISTLMSWFSSPVYSRYWQHYQQAMAWHQRHRRAYRKALEAAYGPGCYQEQDPSGHQRYADWHVGESNSNNLDEESSSDSEIECDVSNMEISEELRQYFAQTERHREELKKQQQQMEAEQQDSYVPADQDLHSVSWRSTVAPPSDRPGERRGAEMKKLYGKDAAKILAMEAAMQLTFDRNCDLKQPKYWPVIPLKL